In endosymbiont of unidentified scaly snail isolate Monju, the following are encoded in one genomic region:
- a CDS encoding HvfC/BufC N-terminal domain-containing protein, protein MDGLRDLQQAFLGHLLGEGSPIAGAIESTAGASAAERLGIYATGYRLRLKEAMETDYPRLHAYLGDTLFDRLADTYIHRYRSHGTSLRGYSRHMGELLDELPPFSGLPVLGEIERIERAFNHSFDAADRPLPGPALLERIPPAAWPDMRPVLHPSVTLLPLRYNSFAIWRALADETQPPEPTEAPAIWLIWRRDLVSRYRALPAHEAEALNAIRNGEPFGAVCEHLLQHFAPEAVPREAVQLLQSWLIEQVIATLDWEATPPS, encoded by the coding sequence ATGGACGGCCTGCGCGACCTGCAACAGGCCTTTCTGGGGCACCTGCTGGGCGAAGGCAGCCCCATCGCCGGGGCCATCGAATCCACTGCCGGCGCCTCGGCCGCCGAACGGCTCGGCATCTATGCCACCGGCTATCGCCTGCGCCTGAAAGAGGCTATGGAGACGGACTATCCCCGCCTGCATGCCTACCTCGGTGACACCCTCTTCGATCGCCTCGCCGACACCTACATCCACCGCTATCGTTCGCACGGCACCAGTCTGCGTGGCTACAGCCGCCACATGGGAGAGCTGCTGGACGAACTGCCGCCGTTCAGCGGCCTGCCGGTGCTTGGCGAGATCGAGCGCATCGAGCGCGCCTTCAACCACAGCTTCGACGCCGCCGACCGCCCGCTGCCCGGCCCCGCTCTGCTTGAACGGATTCCTCCCGCAGCCTGGCCCGACATGCGTCCGGTCCTGCACCCCTCGGTCACCCTGCTGCCGCTGCGCTACAACAGCTTTGCCATCTGGCGGGCGCTGGCGGACGAGACCCAGCCCCCCGAGCCGACCGAGGCTCCCGCCATCTGGCTGATATGGCGCCGCGACCTGGTCAGCCGTTACCGGGCCCTGCCGGCACACGAGGCCGAGGCGCTGAACGCCATCCGCAACGGCGAGCCCTTCGGCGCCGTGTGCGAGCACCTGCTCCAACACTTTGCTCCCGAGGCGGTTCCCCGGGAGGCGGTCCAGCTGTTGCAGTCCTGGCTCATCGAGCAGGTCATCGCCACGCTTGACTGGGAGGCCACACCACCCAGCTGA
- a CDS encoding cation diffusion facilitator family transporter: MAGSSTKVILAALAGNTAIAITKFAAAVFTGSSAMLSEGIHSLVDTGNQGLLLYGMRRAKRPPDARFPFGHGKEIYFWSFVVAILIFAVGAGVSIYEGIHNMLDPRPITNPLVNYIVLGLSLVFEGGAWWFALREFGKTKGKMGYIEAVQRGKDPSMFVVLFEDSAALLGLLVAMAGIATAQFTGILWFDGLASVVIGLILGATAIWLAIETKGLLIGESANREVVAGIRELVSAEPAIEAIKELLTMHMGPDFVLVTMAADFRDDLDAGTIEHTIARLDRAIKARWPEVKKVFIEAESLVPRVEHPAPA, encoded by the coding sequence ATGGCAGGCTCCAGCACCAAGGTTATCCTCGCCGCGCTGGCGGGCAACACCGCCATCGCCATCACCAAGTTCGCCGCCGCGGTCTTTACCGGCAGTTCGGCCATGCTCTCCGAGGGCATCCACTCGCTGGTGGATACCGGCAACCAGGGACTGCTGCTCTACGGCATGCGCCGCGCCAAGCGTCCGCCAGACGCCCGCTTTCCCTTCGGACACGGCAAGGAGATCTACTTCTGGAGCTTCGTGGTGGCCATCCTCATCTTCGCGGTCGGCGCCGGAGTATCCATCTACGAAGGCATCCACAACATGCTCGACCCCCGGCCGATCACCAATCCGCTGGTCAACTACATCGTGCTCGGGCTGTCCCTCGTCTTCGAGGGCGGGGCCTGGTGGTTCGCGCTGCGCGAGTTCGGCAAGACCAAGGGAAAGATGGGCTATATCGAAGCCGTGCAACGCGGCAAGGACCCGTCGATGTTCGTGGTGCTGTTCGAAGACTCGGCCGCCCTGTTGGGGCTGCTGGTGGCAATGGCCGGCATCGCCACCGCACAGTTCACTGGCATCCTCTGGTTCGACGGCCTGGCCTCAGTGGTCATCGGCCTGATCCTGGGCGCCACCGCCATCTGGCTGGCGATCGAGACCAAGGGCCTGCTGATCGGCGAGAGCGCCAACCGCGAGGTGGTCGCCGGTATCCGCGAGCTGGTCTCGGCCGAGCCGGCGATCGAAGCCATCAAGGAACTGCTGACCATGCACATGGGACCGGATTTCGTGCTGGTGACCATGGCGGCCGACTTCCGCGACGATCTGGATGCCGGCACCATCGAGCACACCATCGCGCGCCTCGACCGCGCCATCAAGGCACGCTGGCCCGAGGTGAAGAAGGTGTTCATCGAGGCCGAGTCCCTTGTCCCGCGCGTCGAGCACCCCGCCCCCGCATGA
- a CDS encoding Maf family protein has product MLILASQSPRRAELLRQIGVDFRVAPAHIDETPQPGEPPADYVARMAREKARATAVQHPGALVLGADTSVILDGHILGKPADREEGIAMLLALGGREHQVLTAVALAGPHEDQALSASRVRFRPVGREEAARYWATGEPADKAGGYAIQGLGAVFVEHIEGSYSGIMGLPLFETAQLLADAGLPRP; this is encoded by the coding sequence ATGTTGATCCTTGCCTCGCAATCACCCCGCCGCGCCGAGCTGCTGCGCCAGATCGGCGTCGATTTCCGTGTCGCGCCCGCGCACATCGACGAGACCCCGCAACCGGGCGAGCCCCCCGCCGACTACGTGGCCCGCATGGCGCGGGAGAAGGCCCGCGCAACGGCGGTCCAGCACCCGGGAGCCCTGGTACTGGGCGCGGATACCTCGGTGATCCTCGACGGGCACATCCTCGGCAAGCCCGCCGACCGCGAAGAAGGCATCGCCATGCTGCTGGCGCTGGGCGGACGGGAACACCAGGTGCTGACCGCCGTGGCCCTGGCCGGCCCCCACGAGGATCAGGCCCTCTCGGCAAGCCGGGTGCGCTTCCGCCCCGTCGGGCGCGAGGAGGCCGCGCGCTACTGGGCCACGGGCGAGCCGGCGGACAAGGCCGGCGGCTACGCCATCCAGGGGCTGGGCGCGGTGTTCGTCGAACACATCGAGGGCAGCTACTCGGGCATCATGGGGCTGCCCCTGTTCGAGACCGCTCAGCTGCTGGCCGACGCCGGCCTGCCCCGCCCCTGA
- the rlmH gene encoding 23S rRNA (pseudouridine(1915)-N(3))-methyltransferase RlmH → MKIHLIAVGERMPRWVQEGYAEYARRLPRECTLQLVEIAPGRRGKGADTARAVREEGERLLAAIPRGARVIALEVNGRPWSTEQLAGQLEKWLAGGSDVALLVGGPEGLSEAARKAAAQQWSLSPLTLPHPLVRVIVAEQLYRAWSILANHPYHRA, encoded by the coding sequence ATGAAGATCCACCTGATCGCGGTCGGCGAGCGCATGCCCCGCTGGGTGCAGGAGGGCTATGCCGAGTACGCCCGTCGCCTGCCACGCGAATGCACCCTGCAGCTGGTCGAGATCGCCCCGGGCCGGCGCGGCAAGGGCGCCGATACCGCGCGCGCGGTGCGCGAGGAGGGCGAGCGCCTGCTGGCGGCCATCCCCAGGGGCGCGCGAGTGATCGCCCTGGAGGTGAACGGCCGGCCCTGGTCCACCGAGCAACTGGCCGGCCAGCTCGAGAAATGGCTGGCCGGGGGCAGTGACGTGGCCCTGCTGGTCGGTGGCCCCGAGGGGCTGTCGGAGGCCGCCCGCAAGGCGGCTGCACAGCAGTGGTCGCTCTCGCCGCTGACCCTGCCGCACCCCCTGGTGCGGGTGATCGTCGCCGAGCAGCTCTACCGCGCCTGGAGCATTCTCGCCAACCATCCCTATCATCGCGCCTGA